From a single Leptotrichia sp. OH3620_COT-345 genomic region:
- a CDS encoding toxin-antitoxin system YwqK family antitoxin, which translates to MKRKNIFFIAVFFLFSVISYGQDIFADYRVHFNKIYITNYVQRENDNLKLKRTDNFSHEILGTGNFRIFDSGGRQLDIALKDGIIEGQYNEYYSNGNLFTTGKYSDGKREGSWKIYSEKGQLWKSYEYKNNELNGQYISYYTNTGMREIVGNYKNDKPDGIWNEYYANGSRKKSGTYKDGKKIGIFVEWFINGTKKSDVSYIDDEINGKMNVYYENGILFYEADIKGREGNVKGYHQNGKISFEGKVTESRRIGTWNYYDNTGNLFNKIEY; encoded by the coding sequence ATGAAAAGAAAAAATATATTTTTTATAGCGGTATTCTTTCTGTTTTCTGTAATTTCTTACGGACAGGATATATTTGCCGATTATAGAGTGCATTTTAATAAAATTTATATTACAAATTATGTACAGAGAGAAAATGACAATTTAAAATTAAAAAGAACAGATAATTTTAGTCATGAAATTTTGGGAACAGGAAATTTTAGAATTTTTGATAGCGGGGGAAGGCAACTTGACATAGCTTTAAAAGATGGAATTATTGAAGGACAGTATAATGAATATTATAGTAACGGAAATTTATTTACAACAGGGAAATATAGTGACGGAAAAAGAGAAGGGTCATGGAAAATTTACAGTGAAAAAGGTCAGTTATGGAAAAGTTACGAGTATAAGAATAATGAATTGAATGGGCAATATATTTCTTATTACACAAATACGGGTATGAGAGAAATCGTGGGAAATTATAAAAATGATAAACCTGACGGAATATGGAACGAATATTATGCAAACGGGAGCAGAAAAAAGAGCGGAACATATAAAGACGGTAAAAAAATAGGAATATTTGTCGAATGGTTTATCAATGGAACTAAAAAATCTGATGTAAGTTATATTGATGATGAAATAAACGGAAAAATGAATGTTTATTATGAAAATGGTATATTATTTTATGAAGCGGATATAAAAGGAAGAGAAGGAAATGTAAAAGGATACCATCAGAACGGGAAAATCAGCTTTGAGGGGAAAGTGACAGAAAGTAGAAGAATCGGAACATGGAACTATTATGACAATACAGGCAATTTATTCAATAAAATAGAATATTAA
- the serS gene encoding serine--tRNA ligase, producing MLEMRYIRENAEKVREYLKNRNSDFDLDGLLKLDEERRNILQKVEMLKKERNESSALIGKYKKEGKDATELLERMQKVSNEVKKLDQALAEIDEKQIKLTFTIPNKLHDTTPMGENENDNIEIRKWREPRKFSFTPKSHDELGTELGILDFERGSKIGGSRFTVYKKQAARLERALINFMLDTHTSEHGYNEILTPQLAKREIMTGTGQLPKFEDDMYKVEGEELFLIPTAEVTLTNLHSGEILDEEELPKYYCGFTACFRKEAGSGGKDLKGLIRQHQFNKVEMVKLVHPDSSYDELEKMVANAEKILQKLELPYRVIVLCSGDIGFSAAKTYDIEVWVPSQNKYREISSCSNTEDFQARRSMIKYRSKENGKSYFVHTLNGSGLAVGRTLLAIMENYQQEDGSIKIPDVLVPYMGGMTVIK from the coding sequence ATGTTGGAAATGAGATATATAAGAGAAAATGCTGAAAAAGTCAGAGAATATTTGAAAAATAGAAATAGTGATTTTGACTTAGACGGACTTCTCAAACTTGATGAAGAACGTAGAAATATTTTGCAGAAAGTGGAAATGCTGAAAAAAGAAAGAAATGAGTCAAGTGCATTAATAGGGAAATATAAAAAAGAGGGAAAAGATGCAACTGAACTTTTGGAGAGAATGCAAAAAGTGAGCAATGAAGTAAAGAAGCTGGATCAGGCTCTGGCGGAAATAGATGAAAAACAGATAAAATTGACTTTTACAATACCGAATAAACTTCACGATACAACTCCCATGGGAGAAAATGAAAATGACAATATTGAAATCAGAAAATGGAGAGAGCCGAGAAAATTTAGTTTTACACCTAAATCTCATGATGAATTAGGTACAGAATTGGGGATTTTGGATTTTGAAAGAGGTTCAAAAATAGGCGGCTCAAGATTTACAGTGTATAAAAAACAGGCTGCACGTCTTGAAAGAGCACTGATTAATTTTATGTTGGATACTCATACATCTGAACACGGTTATAATGAAATACTGACTCCTCAATTGGCAAAGCGTGAAATAATGACGGGAACAGGACAGTTACCTAAATTTGAAGATGATATGTATAAAGTGGAAGGAGAAGAATTATTTCTTATTCCTACTGCGGAAGTTACATTGACAAATCTTCATAGTGGAGAAATACTTGATGAAGAAGAATTACCAAAATATTATTGCGGATTTACTGCGTGTTTTAGAAAAGAAGCGGGATCAGGTGGAAAAGATCTGAAAGGGCTTATAAGACAGCATCAGTTTAATAAAGTTGAAATGGTAAAATTAGTGCATCCTGACAGTTCTTATGATGAACTTGAAAAAATGGTTGCCAATGCTGAAAAAATTTTACAGAAACTGGAATTACCTTATAGAGTTATTGTATTATGTAGTGGAGATATAGGATTTAGTGCCGCAAAAACTTATGATATAGAAGTATGGGTACCAAGTCAGAATAAGTATAGAGAAATTTCTTCATGTTCAAATACTGAGGATTTTCAGGCGAGACGTAGTATGATAAAGTACAGATCAAAAGAAAATGGAAAAAGTTATTTTGTTCATACATTAAACGGTTCAGGGTTAGCTGTAGGAAGAACATTGCTTGCTATTATGGAAAATTATCAACAGGAAGACGGAAGTATAAAAATTCCTGATGTTTTAGTTCCTTATATGGGAGGGATGACTGTTATAAAATAA
- the lpxK gene encoding tetraacyldisaccharide 4'-kinase yields the protein MKFLSLIYGFAVFLRNKMYDTGILKSREVENVKIICIGNIVAGGSGKTPAVQYFAEKYINKNKKVGILSRGYKGKRNIDTMSVRDENEIKATVLEAGDEAYLHGLNLEIPVVVSKNRYNGAVYLRNNYNVDIIIMDDGFQHRKLKKNKNIVLIDATNPFGGYEYLPKGRLRESINELKRADEIIITKSNYVETSIIDLIKNKIVKYNKPISVAIYKEKCFYDYMRKNYKLDVIKDKKIMIFSSIANPKTFYMTVKKLKPAKIDEIKFNDHHLYSEEEMQEIYRESKNYDYVVTTEKDMAKINRKIDNLLILKMGFEIIEKK from the coding sequence ATGAAATTTTTATCTTTAATATACGGTTTTGCAGTTTTTTTAAGAAATAAAATGTATGATACAGGTATCCTTAAATCTCGAGAAGTGGAAAATGTTAAAATTATATGTATAGGAAATATTGTTGCAGGAGGTTCCGGAAAAACTCCTGCTGTTCAGTATTTTGCAGAGAAATATATAAATAAAAATAAAAAAGTTGGGATCTTAAGCAGAGGGTATAAAGGAAAAAGAAACATAGATACAATGAGTGTCAGAGATGAAAATGAAATAAAAGCTACAGTTCTGGAAGCAGGAGATGAAGCATATCTTCATGGGTTAAATCTTGAAATACCTGTAGTAGTATCCAAAAACAGATATAACGGTGCTGTCTATCTAAGGAACAACTATAATGTTGATATTATAATAATGGATGACGGATTTCAACACAGAAAATTAAAAAAAAATAAAAATATAGTACTCATTGATGCGACTAATCCTTTCGGAGGTTATGAATATCTTCCCAAAGGCAGACTTCGTGAGTCAATAAACGAACTGAAAAGGGCAGATGAAATAATAATTACAAAAAGTAATTATGTAGAAACTTCTATAATAGATTTAATAAAAAATAAAATTGTAAAATATAATAAGCCGATTTCTGTTGCAATTTATAAAGAAAAATGTTTTTATGATTATATGAGAAAAAATTATAAATTGGATGTAATAAAAGATAAAAAAATAATGATTTTTTCGTCTATAGCTAATCCTAAAACATTTTATATGACAGTAAAAAAACTAAAACCTGCAAAAATTGATGAAATAAAATTCAATGATCATCATTTATACAGTGAAGAAGAAATGCAGGAAATATATAGGGAAAGTAAAAATTATGACTATGTTGTAACGACTGAAAAGGATATGGCGAAAATAAATAGAAAAATTGATAATCTCCTTATTTTAAAAATGGGGTTTGAAATAATTGAGAAAAAGTAG
- the whiA gene encoding DNA-binding protein WhiA has protein sequence MSFSATLKRELFNKEIKEKEEIYAELFGIFISKDIITENGIYFRTENASLAKRVYSNLKAVVKMDIYLKYSISNRLGTHKVYEIKVIITEKNKKEYGELLKRLFLYKNFSNEKTENELAGIIRGFFISCGYVKSPEKGYALDFFIDTEDSATFLYYLFKQMGKKVFQTDKKSKSLVYLRNSEDILDIIFLIGGIISFFEFEEVTVNKEIRNKINRNMNWEIANEAKKLSTSEKQIKMIKYIDKEIGLSELSGILRETAETRLENEELSLQELADLMEVSKSGIRNRFRRIEEVYTNLKEKR, from the coding sequence ATGTCTTTTTCAGCAACATTGAAAAGAGAGCTTTTTAATAAAGAAATCAAAGAAAAAGAAGAAATTTATGCAGAACTTTTTGGAATATTCATTTCAAAAGATATTATAACTGAAAATGGCATATATTTCAGAACTGAAAATGCTTCATTGGCCAAAAGAGTCTATTCAAATTTAAAAGCGGTTGTGAAAATGGATATTTACTTAAAATATTCTATAAGTAACAGACTTGGTACTCATAAAGTATATGAGATCAAAGTTATAATTACTGAAAAGAATAAGAAAGAATATGGGGAATTATTAAAAAGGCTATTTTTATATAAAAATTTTTCGAATGAAAAGACTGAAAATGAGCTCGCAGGTATAATAAGAGGTTTTTTTATAAGTTGTGGTTATGTAAAGTCTCCTGAAAAAGGGTATGCTTTGGATTTTTTTATAGATACTGAAGATTCTGCTACATTTTTATATTATTTATTTAAACAGATGGGAAAAAAAGTATTTCAGACGGACAAAAAGTCGAAAAGTTTGGTTTATTTGAGAAATTCTGAAGATATTCTTGATATTATATTTCTTATAGGGGGAATTATTTCTTTTTTTGAGTTTGAAGAAGTGACTGTTAATAAAGAAATAAGAAATAAAATAAACAGAAATATGAACTGGGAAATTGCCAATGAGGCAAAGAAACTTTCCACATCGGAAAAACAGATAAAAATGATAAAATATATTGATAAAGAAATAGGACTTTCAGAGCTTTCCGGTATTTTAAGAGAAACAGCTGAAACAAGACTCGAAAATGAAGAGCTTTCATTACAGGAACTGGCTGATTTAATGGAAGTATCCAAGTCAGGAATAAGAAACAGGTTTAGAAGGATTGAAGAAGTTTATACTAATTTAAAGGAAAAAAGGTGA
- a CDS encoding alpha-galactosidase, producing the protein MSNASLSYIMGILKNGHIGHYYFGKKVRHKDNFSHLFEKIAAEPPITPSIDEKGFSLDIVKQEYPSYGTGDYREPAFKILQENGSRITDFKYKNHSIIKGKRKLNGLPSTYLNEDDEAETLEIILEDEVINAEIILSYSIFEKYSAIMRSVKIINKGKEELNIEKIMSMSIDLPDSDYILTQLSGTWGRERHVVESEIKRGIMIIDSKRGTSSALNNPFISLKRKDTTEISGEIIGLNLIYSGNFSTAVEVDQYNVTRVNMGINHFDFNWCLEPGEEFQAPEAVLVYSNRGINGMSQTFHNLYKNNLIRGYYKNKIRPILLNNWEGTYFDFNEEKILKIAENAKKLGVELFVLDDGWFGTRNDDFQGLGDWEANLEKLPHGIKGLAERINEMGLKFGLWFEPEMVNKNSNLYREHPDWIISAPERFQTPGRHQHTLDLSRKEVADYVYESVARNLREANVEYVKWDMNRCMTEIYSHGREGKRQKETAHRYILGLYSVLEKLVNEFPNVLFESCASGGNRFDPGMLYYMPQTWTSDNTDAVERLKIQYGTSMVYPIPSMGAHVSITPNHQTGRNTSLDMRGNVAMFGTFGYELDPEDLTSDEKEEIKKQIVEFKRYRQLIATGDFYRIKSPFEGNETVWMIVNEDKKEALVGYYRQLVEVNGGFKRVRLTGLDNSFDYKIYKKNKETAKIIGGDELMNIGLFVNESYSEHKDMQGDYYTELYYLKVE; encoded by the coding sequence TTGTCTAATGCTAGTCTGAGTTATATAATGGGAATACTTAAAAACGGACACATAGGACATTATTATTTCGGGAAAAAAGTAAGACATAAGGATAATTTTTCGCATTTATTTGAAAAAATTGCAGCAGAACCTCCTATTACTCCTTCAATAGATGAGAAAGGATTTTCTCTCGATATTGTGAAGCAGGAATATCCAAGCTACGGAACAGGGGATTATAGAGAACCTGCATTTAAAATATTACAGGAAAATGGAAGCAGAATAACGGATTTTAAATATAAAAATCACTCTATTATAAAAGGGAAGAGAAAACTTAACGGACTTCCGTCAACATATTTAAATGAAGATGATGAAGCTGAAACATTGGAAATTATATTGGAAGATGAAGTGATTAATGCGGAAATTATATTGAGTTATTCAATTTTTGAAAAATATTCTGCTATAATGAGAAGCGTAAAAATTATAAATAAAGGTAAAGAAGAACTTAATATAGAAAAGATAATGAGCATGTCTATTGATTTACCTGATTCGGATTATATACTTACCCAATTAAGCGGTACATGGGGGAGAGAGAGGCATGTAGTCGAAAGTGAAATAAAAAGAGGAATAATGATAATAGACAGTAAAAGAGGTACAAGCAGTGCCTTGAATAATCCGTTTATAAGTCTGAAAAGAAAAGATACGACTGAAATTTCAGGAGAAATAATCGGATTGAATCTCATTTACAGTGGGAATTTTTCTACAGCTGTGGAAGTGGATCAGTATAATGTTACAAGAGTAAATATGGGAATAAATCATTTTGATTTTAACTGGTGTCTGGAACCGGGAGAAGAATTTCAGGCTCCTGAAGCAGTACTTGTATATTCAAACAGAGGTATAAACGGAATGAGCCAAACTTTCCATAATTTGTATAAAAATAATTTAATAAGAGGATATTATAAAAATAAAATAAGACCTATACTTTTAAATAACTGGGAAGGTACCTATTTTGATTTTAATGAAGAAAAAATATTGAAAATAGCTGAAAATGCAAAAAAATTAGGAGTAGAACTTTTTGTACTGGATGATGGTTGGTTTGGGACAAGGAATGATGATTTTCAAGGGCTTGGAGATTGGGAAGCAAATTTGGAAAAGCTTCCTCACGGAATAAAAGGATTAGCTGAAAGAATAAATGAAATGGGATTAAAATTTGGATTATGGTTTGAGCCTGAAATGGTAAATAAGAACAGTAATTTATACAGGGAGCATCCTGACTGGATAATTTCTGCACCTGAGAGGTTTCAGACTCCGGGAAGACATCAGCATACTCTCGATTTATCAAGAAAAGAAGTGGCAGACTACGTTTATGAATCAGTTGCTCGAAATTTGAGAGAAGCGAATGTAGAATATGTGAAATGGGATATGAATAGATGTATGACTGAAATATATTCACATGGTAGGGAAGGTAAAAGACAGAAAGAGACAGCTCACAGATATATCCTCGGATTGTATTCAGTGCTGGAAAAGCTTGTAAATGAATTTCCGAATGTTCTTTTTGAATCATGTGCAAGCGGAGGTAATAGATTTGATCCGGGAATGCTTTATTATATGCCTCAAACATGGACGAGTGACAATACAGATGCAGTAGAGAGGTTGAAAATACAGTATGGTACTTCAATGGTTTATCCTATACCGTCAATGGGAGCTCATGTGTCTATAACTCCGAATCATCAGACCGGAAGAAATACAAGCCTTGATATGAGAGGGAATGTAGCTATGTTCGGAACATTCGGATATGAGCTTGACCCTGAAGACTTGACTTCTGATGAAAAGGAAGAAATTAAAAAACAGATAGTAGAATTTAAGAGATATAGACAATTAATAGCAACAGGTGATTTTTACAGGATAAAATCTCCTTTTGAGGGGAATGAAACTGTATGGATGATAGTAAATGAGGATAAAAAAGAAGCGCTGGTAGGATATTATAGACAGCTTGTTGAAGTAAACGGAGGATTTAAAAGAGTGAGACTCACAGGACTTGATAACAGTTTTGATTACAAAATTTATAAAAAAAATAAGGAAACTGCAAAAATAATAGGTGGAGATGAACTTATGAACATAGGTTTGTTTGTAAATGAATCATATAGTGAACATAAAGATATGCAGGGAGATTATTATACGGAACTGTATTATTTAAAAGTTGAATAG
- a CDS encoding carbohydrate ABC transporter permease has product MGSLLESSEKGKGDIVMKKSTYKYKNGLTIHTLLIIGSIFMFIPFIWTILTAFKTLPEAIQVPPTILPENYNFSNFTKALKSLPFFRFYFNTIAVIIIRVIVSTFFAAMAAYAFARIKFPGRNIMFMFVLIQMMVPTQIFIIPQYLIVQKLGMLNSIGALVFPGIVTAFGTFLLRQFFMGLPMELEEAAIIDGANKWQIFTKIMLPLARSGMISLSIFTALFAWKDLMWPLIVNSDLEKMPLSAGLAQLIGQFFTDYPVLMAGSILAITPMVIVFILFQKQFISGVALSGGK; this is encoded by the coding sequence ATGGGTTCATTATTAGAAAGTTCTGAAAAAGGGAAAGGAGATATAGTAATGAAAAAATCTACATATAAATATAAAAACGGATTGACAATACACACTTTACTGATAATAGGATCAATATTCATGTTTATTCCATTTATATGGACTATTCTGACTGCATTCAAAACGTTGCCTGAAGCTATTCAGGTACCTCCTACAATATTACCTGAAAATTATAATTTCAGTAATTTTACAAAGGCTTTGAAATCTTTACCGTTTTTCAGATTTTATTTTAATACGATAGCAGTAATAATTATAAGAGTTATTGTTTCGACATTTTTTGCAGCAATGGCAGCATACGCCTTTGCAAGAATAAAATTTCCGGGAAGAAATATAATGTTTATGTTTGTTCTTATCCAGATGATGGTACCTACACAGATATTTATTATTCCTCAGTATTTGATAGTACAGAAGTTGGGAATGCTGAACAGTATAGGTGCATTGGTTTTTCCGGGAATTGTAACGGCATTTGGAACTTTTCTTTTAAGACAGTTTTTCATGGGATTGCCTATGGAACTTGAAGAAGCTGCAATTATTGACGGAGCAAATAAATGGCAGATATTTACGAAAATTATGCTTCCCCTGGCAAGATCCGGAATGATTTCGTTAAGCATATTTACGGCACTGTTTGCGTGGAAAGACCTTATGTGGCCATTAATAGTCAACAGTGATTTAGAAAAAATGCCTCTTTCAGCAGGGCTGGCACAACTTATAGGGCAGTTTTTTACAGATTATCCTGTGCTTATGGCCGGGTCAATACTTGCTATTACACCTATGGTAATTGTTTTCATACTGTTTCAGAAACAGTTCATAAGCGGAGTGGCGCTTAGCGGTGGAAAATAA
- a CDS encoding class II fructose-bisphosphate aldolase, whose protein sequence is MKYHFKDLGLSNTREMFAKANKEGYSVPAFNFNNLEQLQGIIEACVEMGSPVILQVSTGARDYIGKEMLPWLAKAATEYVKAAGSDIPVALHLDHGPNFEVAKDCIEYGFSSVMIDASHHPYDENVKESKEVADFAHKHDVTVEAELGVLAGVEDDVVAESHVYTQPDEVEDFVKKTGVDSLAIAIGTSHGAHKFKPGDKPQIRLDILREIEKRIPGFPIVLHGSSSVPKQFVDMINKFGGQIADAIGIPDEQLREASKSAVSKINVDTDGRLAFTAGIREVLAAKPGEFDPRKYIGPAKNYMKEYYKEKIVSVFGSEGAYKKGTPRK, encoded by the coding sequence ATGAAATATCATTTTAAAGATTTAGGACTAAGCAACACAAGAGAAATGTTTGCAAAAGCAAACAAGGAAGGTTATTCTGTTCCGGCTTTTAATTTTAATAATTTAGAGCAGTTACAAGGAATAATTGAAGCATGTGTTGAAATGGGGTCACCGGTAATACTTCAAGTATCAACAGGGGCAAGAGATTATATAGGAAAAGAAATGTTACCTTGGCTTGCAAAAGCTGCAACTGAATATGTAAAAGCCGCAGGCTCCGATATACCTGTAGCATTACATTTAGATCATGGACCGAATTTTGAAGTGGCAAAAGATTGTATAGAATATGGATTTTCTTCAGTAATGATAGATGCTTCACATCACCCTTATGATGAAAATGTAAAAGAATCTAAAGAAGTTGCTGATTTTGCACATAAGCATGATGTAACTGTAGAAGCTGAGTTGGGAGTATTGGCAGGAGTAGAAGATGATGTAGTAGCTGAAAGCCATGTATATACTCAGCCTGATGAAGTAGAAGATTTTGTAAAGAAAACCGGAGTAGATTCACTTGCTATAGCAATAGGAACTTCACACGGAGCACATAAATTTAAGCCTGGAGATAAACCGCAAATAAGATTGGACATTTTAAGAGAAATAGAAAAGAGAATACCGGGATTCCCAATAGTTCTTCATGGTTCATCTTCCGTACCTAAACAGTTTGTAGATATGATTAATAAGTTCGGAGGGCAAATTGCAGATGCAATAGGTATACCTGATGAGCAATTAAGAGAAGCTTCAAAATCGGCAGTTTCAAAAATAAATGTGGATACTGATGGAAGATTGGCGTTCACTGCCGGAATAAGAGAAGTTTTAGCTGCTAAGCCGGGAGAATTTGATCCGAGAAAATACATAGGTCCTGCTAAAAATTATATGAAAGAGTATTATAAAGAAAAAATAGTATCTGTATTTGGATCTGAAGGAGCATATAAAAAAGGAACTCCAAGAAAATAA
- a CDS encoding flavodoxin has product MAELIAFYSRRGENYFDGIIKNVEKGNTEIVVEKLRELTGADVFQIKQLVEYSDNYNKCAEEVNEDFKNNARPELDEYPQELEKYDTIYLAYPNYCNTMPMVVFTFLEEFDFSGKTIKPICTNGGGGVGNSISDIKKLCPNSEVYKGLSVNNSEVPEAKQLIKDWLEKSKI; this is encoded by the coding sequence ATGGCAGAGTTAATAGCTTTTTATTCGAGAAGGGGAGAAAATTATTTTGACGGTATTATAAAAAATGTGGAAAAAGGAAATACTGAAATAGTTGTAGAAAAGCTTCGTGAGCTTACAGGTGCGGATGTATTTCAGATAAAACAGCTAGTTGAGTATTCTGATAATTATAACAAGTGTGCAGAAGAAGTAAATGAGGATTTTAAAAATAATGCGAGACCTGAATTGGATGAATATCCTCAGGAACTTGAGAAATATGATACCATTTATTTGGCATATCCTAATTACTGTAATACAATGCCTATGGTAGTGTTTACGTTTTTAGAGGAATTCGATTTTTCAGGAAAAACTATAAAACCTATATGTACAAATGGAGGAGGCGGAGTTGGAAACAGTATTTCTGACATAAAAAAGCTATGTCCGAATTCAGAAGTATATAAAGGACTTTCAGTAAACAATTCTGAAGTACCTGAAGCGAAACAGCTTATAAAAGATTGGCTTGAAAAAAGTAAAATATAG
- a CDS encoding GH25 family lysozyme gives MKKILKTLFFLAVLGSAAIYLELSGYLYHNDILAKLYKVEGLDVSHHQEKINWKKVSKKYKFVIMKATEGKDFLDTDFFYNWNNARLNGFTVGAYHFFSMLSTGKAQADYYISKVPDYDKAFPPVIDLEIPTKYPKKMVLKELGDMIEKLENHYKKRAVIYVTYHTYKAYIKGEFLENKLWIRDIKFIPELEENDRWIIWQFSNRGRIEGIPGFTDKNVLRIGTVEELIESSRIEN, from the coding sequence ATGAAGAAAATTTTAAAAACTTTATTTTTTCTTGCAGTCTTGGGAAGTGCCGCAATTTATTTGGAGTTATCAGGATATTTGTATCATAATGATATTCTTGCCAAATTATATAAAGTGGAAGGGCTTGATGTATCACATCATCAAGAAAAAATAAACTGGAAAAAAGTAAGTAAAAAATATAAATTTGTAATAATGAAGGCAACTGAGGGAAAAGATTTTTTAGATACTGACTTTTTCTATAATTGGAATAATGCAAGGTTGAATGGTTTTACTGTAGGAGCGTATCATTTCTTTTCAATGCTCAGTACCGGAAAAGCACAGGCAGATTATTATATAAGTAAAGTTCCTGATTATGACAAAGCTTTTCCTCCGGTGATAGATTTGGAAATACCGACAAAGTATCCTAAAAAAATGGTGTTGAAAGAATTAGGGGATATGATAGAAAAATTGGAAAATCATTATAAAAAAAGAGCAGTAATATATGTGACTTATCATACATATAAAGCGTATATTAAAGGAGAATTTCTTGAAAATAAACTTTGGATAAGGGATATAAAGTTTATTCCTGAGCTGGAGGAAAATGACAGATGGATAATATGGCAATTTTCTAATAGAGGAAGAATAGAAGGAATACCTGGATTTACTGATAAAAATGTATTAAGAATTGGAACGGTGGAAGAGCTTATAGAAAGTAGCAGAATAGAAAATTGA